The Magnolia sinica isolate HGM2019 chromosome 3, MsV1, whole genome shotgun sequence genome includes the window tttaaaaacaagGTACACACATAGAGATGGGCATGATGTATGGGTGATCTATGTAACGACTGAGTACAGCTAGCTGACCTTTAGTCCTATATTTCATTCTTAAACTCAAGATGGTCCTGTAGGTTGGGTTGGTAAAGCCTGGCCCAATTAAAGTAAAATGGGTAGGGTGTGGTTGGGCTGGGGTTCAACAAGCTTCAAACTGACTAGGCATAAGGTAAAGGGTGGCAGGTGTGTTCTGGCGGGAATTCTGTGCTCCTTTGGACTGGACCCGGACCCGGACCCGGCTGATTGCCATCCCCACGTGAattcagtcatcaggtgggccacacgtgtatcAAAAAGTTGGATGGTCAAAAGATTGACCGAATGTTCACATTCGAGCATAAGTCCGGCCCTGATGATGGACCGGATCGGCCCATCGCTCGTACCAAGTGAACCATCCGAATGGTTTCTCAAGCAGTAATTTATCAACTGCGAACCGTTCTTAACGGGTAAGTTACTCCATGCTCCGACGGAGTAGGATCGTTCATACGCATGCACTTAAAACTTGTACTCTTAGCGTAATTTTGAAGAAATTAAAAAGTCCAAATGTGGAACCAACTGTAGATAGATCATAATTTCAGAATGATTTAActtttataatataaaattaaCTGAAAGAATTTCATTGAACTCAGACCGTTGACTGAGTCATATATAATCGATACCTTATGGGTCCATCACCAGGTTGGATAAGGCTTAAAATTCAGTCTAACTCTAAAATTAGGACCCGTATAAAACTGGAACAAAAAAGTTCGACGGTTATTTTGATTTACGTACACGCAAAATTCATAATTTCCGAGTGAACGAATATCAGTTATCATTCACCTCCAGAGTAGCAAAGTTTCTCTTATGGACGTTTGACACGCTCACCCAGTTCAACGCGCTCACCTGAAGAGAGAAGgcgaagtaaaaaaaaaaaaaacgagagaAAAATCCCAaacccctctcctctctctctccctctctctctctccctgcatTAAAATCAGAACCTCTTTCTTCTCTGCAAATGGAAGTCTATGTATAGGCATCGAAATTTAagaaaattacaataaaatatCCTCTCTTCTATTTTAAATCTCTCACAACCCTAGCATTTCTTCTCTCAAtctctggagagagagagagagagagagagagagagagagagagagagagagagagaattgcaGAGAATTTTCATAATCCATGGCAGCTGTTGCAGAGAATGCGATCGCCTCCAACGATCAGTTCCGTCATCGTTCTTCCACTGCTTCTGTTGGTTCTGCTGCCTCCGATGATTCGAAATCCGAATTCCAACGCGACGTTCGGAAGCTTGTCGATTTGCTGTCCAAGTTGAATCCTTCTGCGAAGGAATTCTTTCCTTCTTCGTATTCCGCCGAAAACCGGTCGCAGAGTAAGGATTCCATCAGTGACGGATCGTCGAACAATCGAAGGGTATTGTCGGAATAGTTCtatttgttttattttcatttgattttgtttttgttggGTTTGAGATGAAATGGTGTTATTTTGTATAATGTATGTGATGAATATATATATCTGATAcgtataattgaatgaattgatatttacacccagTTGTTTGATACACGGACCCTTTTTCTCCTACTTTAGATAATACAACTGTACAAATTTGTATCAAACAGGGTGGGAATATCAAACAGGATGGATCGTCGAACGATCCAAGGGTATCACGGGAATGAACAAATTTTCTTACTTCAGTTAATTGAATACTCTCTTTTAAATTGCtgtcattcattttttttttttttaaaatgtggaAATTGGAGaatcttctattttattttactttttaaaGGGTTTTTCTCTTTTGCTTTTTGGATTTTATCATGGGGGTTTTGATCAGagcctctctcttcttcttcttcgtatTATTTTTTGAACAGAGGAAGAATAATTACAATCAGTGGAGGAGGAGGTTGAATGGGAGAGGTCTTAGAGCTCAGAGAGAAGATAGCATTCGGCGAACTGTGTATGTTGCTGAGATTGATCAGCATGTGAGTGGAAAGTGCATCCTCACTTGTTATTAGCATTGAATTTTGAATCCCTTTTGATTCTTAGAGTGATTGAACTAACCGTGGAGTCTGTTGAAATCAGGTGACTGAGGAGCAACTTGCTACTCTATTTGCTCACTGCGGACAAGTGAGTTACTGCTTTGCACATTATCTTTTTTGCTTTTACATCTTTATGGTTTATATTGTTGGATTTTGCTTTTGTGAAATGCAAGGAGCTTTCGTCTTTGTGGTACTTAGCTATCTGAAAAGGCAGATCTCCACCCATGCTTTTGGTGGGAATTTTGTCATGCTACTATGCTAAGACTGGGAGTTGATTATCAGATTGCTGCTGATCTTTTGCTCGTTATTTTTTGGGATTCTATTCTTCTACTTTATGAGCCTTGTTTCCTGGTAGCCTTAGAAACTGCAATCGCATTGGTTTTGTTTAAAGGAAAAGTCTGAAGATGCTTTTGGTAATGGTGtacttgttttgttttgattcttggACACCAACCTTCACTAAATTAAAACTTGAGCTTTTGAAGGTGGTTTGGCGAtgaacatcatcatctaagccttatcgcaATTAACCAGGGTCTTCTGGGAATGAACAATTTGGACATGCATATAAGGCCTTTTCTTGGTTTACCTGTTGTGTTTTATATAGCAGAAAATACCAATGGGTGCTCTATTCTGCTTGCTGAAGAGCGTTACTTGGTTTTGGAATTATCCAACAGATCATGTCTTATATGCTGTAATTCATCAGCATCATCATTGCCTTGTTTGGATCAGCTGTATGAATCCTGCTTTGCTAAAAATTTCTATGCTTATAAGCTATGATTTAAAATGTTGAGACCTTAAAACTGTATGAAAGATCAGCTATATGAAAGATATGAGAAGTGCATTCTAAATTTGAGTTGCAGTTGCCCAAACATTGTATTGAGATAATGATCACTTGGGAAATAAAATGAATGTTTCCATGGCATTTCTGTTCCTCACATGGCTTTGTTGGGTGAACCAGGGTTTAGGAAACTCTAACCTTGACAAATGATGAGCTTAATCAACAATCAACACCATTCTCCATGATTTCTTTGTAAGGATATTAAGAGTGGTACCTATTGATGTGTATTGTACATGCCTAACATGAAAGTACTTCTGGAAATAAAGTAGTCTTTCCACATCAAAGAATGAAACTTGAAGGATGCGGAACCATTCCTTGTTGCTCAATAGTGCATGGAGATTATAAATTTCATTTACAAGCCTATCTATCTTATATTATTTTGTAGCTGATATGACCCTAATGatttattttcattgttaaaGCACTTCTCCAGTACCTCAAGTTGGTCTATTTTGGTGTTCCTTGTATTTGAATTCATCTCCTTGCAATTAAAGGGAAATGAAAGAAAACCCATGCAATATTTTGGAAGAGATATGGACAGCAGTGCATTTTGcttagctttatatatatatatatatatatattttttttttattttattttcttctactgtacaatttgatatatatatatatatatttatatttatttttattttcttctactGTACAATTTGAACTCCTTAAGCTTTATGGGTAGGGTGGTTGTAGGCAATTTCTTCAATGCTTATGTACATTGTATGGGTAAGTTGGGCTTGTGGCAGTCCATGATCGTCATTCAAGCAGTTTTAGCTGTTAAGTGAGACGatggacaatgttttaaaacgtGGACTCATTTGGACCAAAATTGACCACTAAAATGTGTTGGGCCACTTAGAAATGCACTTTTGGAAACAAACGTATGGACTGTCTGGGTTAGACATGCTCATCCGTTGGACCGGAGGGGAAAAATGTCAAATTTgggtttttaatttttcaaatggaAAAAAATTAGATGTGTGGGTAGGGTGTGAAACCTATGACCAATTGCTCAAGAAGCAACTATGACCAATTGCTCAAGAAGCAACTTCCTATCCACCCCATAGATGTTTTGTTTCGTGATTTTCGTCCTTGTATATATTTATAGTTTAGCAATGACAACATGGTAGGTTGGATTGGTTGGACCAAATGGGAATCTTGGCATGGAGACCCAATCGCGTGGTTCATTGTATGGGCATTTGCAAAACTCTTGAAGATGCCATAGATTGGATCAAAGATGAAGATTTTTAAATATACTCACTTTTATTTAATTACCATTGGTGAAAAGTTTGGATCTCTAAATAAATCTATCTAGACTACCTCCTTTGCTTTTATCCGTTCTAAGAACCATATTCATATAAGGTTTGAATTCGAACGGAGGAAATTTCACTATCgttctttcattctttttgaTGAGGTAGTGGGAGATGGGTATGCATTTATGATTAGGATGTCCTTGAGCGACGGGGTTTCTTTTGTAGGAGAGGAAGCATTTTTCGATCAATTAGTTTTTCAATGTGGAAGTGATGAAGTGCTCCAAGGGAAACAAGAGAGATGAGATATTATGGCTCCCCGCACCCTCTTTTCCCTTTCCATTCTAGTGGGGAGAGAAATGAGTTCCTAATTACTGTATAAGGGGTAGGCATTTCTATCCATTTGCATTAGTTATGGATGAggtaccatggtgtatgttgtttgcaaataaTTTAGTTTTGATTGACGAGATGAGGGAGGGGTTAAATGCAAAACTAGAACTATctagggatgctttagaatccaagggttttaaaatcaattagactaAACTAGTGTTTCAAATACTGCCCGTAGTGTAGCGTGGCCGTAgtgctacgtagcgtcccaaatagcgtaaatcccctgtagcgtatgctacaggggtcgtagtgtacgctacagctacatagtgcgtagcgtccgtagcgcaagctacaatgtatttttttattatttttttcatgttttctttgtttctaatgttgaggaatgtgatacttgtattatacttgatacttttaacctatgggatttttatatcttttcataattgtgactagtggtttcaattagacattattaattaaagtggtttgcttagaaagttgttgatgtgataattatttgctttggcttatatatgtggattggcttttgataaatgataactaataacgtttttgaacatgcttataattgataaaatgaatcatcttttaggcatatatatatatatattcactatttattatatttgtcctattttttaattaaaaaatagaagtattgtgtagcttacgctacatgctacgtatttacg containing:
- the LOC131240861 gene encoding polyadenylate-binding protein-interacting protein 8-like isoform X4, which gives rise to MAAVAENAIASNDQFRHRSSTASVGSAASDDSKSEFQRDVRKLVDLLSKLNPSAKEFFPSSYSAENRSQSKDSISDGSSNNRRRKNNYNQWRRRLNGRGLRAQREDSIRRTVYVAEIDQHVTEEQLATLFAHCGQVVDCRVCGDPHSVLRFAFVEFADEQGAAAALSLSGTMLGYYPVRVLPSKTAILPVNPTFLPRSEDEREMCARTVYCTNIDKKVSQADVKIFFETYCGEVSRLRLLGDHLHSTRIAFVEFVLVN
- the LOC131240861 gene encoding polyadenylate-binding protein-interacting protein 8-like isoform X3, with translation MAAVAENAIASNDQFRHRSSTASVGSAASDDSKSEFQRDVRKLVDLLSKLNPSAKEFFPSSYSAENRSQSKDSISDGSSNNRRRKNNYNQWRRRLNGRGLRAQREDSIRRTVYVAEIDQHVTEEQLATLFAHCGQVVDCRVCGDPHSVLRFAFVEFADEQGAAAALSLSGTMLGYYPVRVLPSKTAILPVNPTFLPRSEDEREMCARTVYCTNIDKKVSQADVKIFFETYCVCAVQVSRLRLLGDHLHSTRIAFVEFVLVN
- the LOC131240861 gene encoding polyadenylate-binding protein-interacting protein 8-like isoform X5, which translates into the protein MAAVAENAIASNDQFRHRSSTASVGSAASDDSKSEFQRDVRKLVDLLSKLNPSAKEFFPSSYSAENRSQSKDSISDGSSNNRRRKNNYNQWRRRLNGRGLRAQREDSIRRTVYVAEIDQHVTEEQLATLFAHCGQVVDCRVCGDPHSVLRFAFVEFADEQGAAAALSLSGTMLGYYPVRVLPSKTAILPVNPTFLPRSEDEREMCARTVYCTNIDKKVSQADVKIFFETYCGFSPEASGGSLTFNAHCIC